TCTCCCCGAATGACATCAAGCGGGCCGTGCAGGCCTTCGGCCAGGCCGTCGACGCGATCGATCACGATGCCACGCTCAGGACCCGATTCGTAGCCGACGGCAAAGAACTCGTACGTGACTACCGTAATCACAGCGAAGCGGTCATCGGCCGACTGCTCGACGCATGGCTTGGGGCTGTGTGATCCAGGACACTCCTCATGTGGGGGTGGCCCGGCTGAAACCCTGTGTTCGGCCGCTGACCATAAAAAACAGAGCGGCCCGACCGGAGGACTACAATAGCGGCCATACTGACACGCGCGACTCAAGGAGACACGGGACCGTGACGGCCATCGTCGACGAGCTTCAGTGGCGCGGGCTGATCGCCCACGTCACTGACGAGGACGCATTGCGCAAGGCTCTTGCGGACGGCCCTCTCACGTTCTATTGCGGCTTCGACCCCACCGCGGCCAGCCTCCACGTCGGTCACCTGGTGCAGGTGCTCACCCTTCGTCGGCTCCAGCAGGCCGGGCACCGGCCGCTGGCGCTCGTGGGCGGCGCGACCGGCCACATCGGCGACCCTCGGCCGACCGCCGAGCGCACCCTGAACGCCCCGGCGACGATCGCCGAGTGGGTGACCCGGCTGCGGGCACAGATCGAGCCGTACCTCTCCTTCGAGGGCGACAACGCGGCGATCATGGTCAACAACCTGGACTGGACCGGGGACCTGACCGTGATCGAGTTCCTGCGGGACATCGGCAAGCACTTCCGGGTGAACAAGATGCTCACCAAGGAGTCAGTCGCCCAGCGCCTGGCGTCCGATCAGGGCATCAGCTTCACGGAGTTCAGCTACCAGCTGCTTCAGGCCACGGACTTCCTGGAGCTCTACCGGCGGTACGGCTGCACCCTCCAGACGGGCGGCAGCGACCAGTGGGGCAACCTCACGGCCGGTCTGGATCTGATCCATCGTCGGGAGCCGCACGCCGAGGTGCACGCGCTCGCCACGCCGCTGATGACGAAGGCGGACGGCACCAAGTTCGGCAAGACGGAGACGGGCACGCTCTGGCTCGACCCGGAGATGACCACGCCGTACGCCTTCTACCAGTTCTGGCTGAACACCGACGACCAGGACATCTCGCGCTACCTGCGCATCCTCTCCTTCAAGTCCCGCGCGGAGCTGGAGGAGTTGGAGAAGGTGACCGAGGAGAGGCCGCAGGCACGTACCGCGCAGCGCGTGCTCGCCGAGGAGCTGACCACGCTGGTGCACGGCGCCGACCAGTGCGCCGCCGTGATCGCCGCGTCGAAGGCTCTGTTCGGGCAGGGTGAGCTCGGCGAGCTCGACGAGGCGACGCTGGCCGCCGCGGTCTCCGAGCTGCCGAACGTCAAGGTGGGCGAGTTCGGCCTGGTCACCGATCTGTTCGCGGAGGTCGGCCTGGTGGCGAGCAAGTCGGCCGCCCGTCGCACCGTGAAGGAGGGCGGCGCCTACGTGAACAACGTGAAGGTGACCGCCGAGGATGCGGTGGTCACGGCCGACGAACTGCTGCACGGGCGCTGGCTGGTACTGCGCCGGGGCAAGAAGAATCTGGCGGCGATCGAGGTCACCGGAACCTGAAGCGGGCCGGGGGAGACTCGGCCGTGAGCGGGAGGACCACTTCCGGCTCACTGAGCCGGGCTGCACCAACCGCAAAGCAAAGCAAGATCGTCGGCATGAGCCATCGGACCGGTCGTGAGTGGGGCGACGGCCGGTCAGGTGCCGTGCCATTGACAGCGAGTCAGGCCGACCTCTGGAAAGGCCGTCGGCTGGGGCCTGCCATTTGCATGGTGGACATGTTCTCCTGGCCGTAGCGGGCGAGGTGTCGCGAGAGTTCAGTGGGTAGCGGTGACCGGCAGCTTGGGCAGGTCACGCATATCATCGAACAGGATGGCGCCTGG
This window of the Streptomyces sp. NBC_01275 genome carries:
- the tyrS gene encoding tyrosine--tRNA ligase translates to MTAIVDELQWRGLIAHVTDEDALRKALADGPLTFYCGFDPTAASLHVGHLVQVLTLRRLQQAGHRPLALVGGATGHIGDPRPTAERTLNAPATIAEWVTRLRAQIEPYLSFEGDNAAIMVNNLDWTGDLTVIEFLRDIGKHFRVNKMLTKESVAQRLASDQGISFTEFSYQLLQATDFLELYRRYGCTLQTGGSDQWGNLTAGLDLIHRREPHAEVHALATPLMTKADGTKFGKTETGTLWLDPEMTTPYAFYQFWLNTDDQDISRYLRILSFKSRAELEELEKVTEERPQARTAQRVLAEELTTLVHGADQCAAVIAASKALFGQGELGELDEATLAAAVSELPNVKVGEFGLVTDLFAEVGLVASKSAARRTVKEGGAYVNNVKVTAEDAVVTADELLHGRWLVLRRGKKNLAAIEVTGT